The Lasioglossum baleicum chromosome 18, iyLasBale1, whole genome shotgun sequence genomic sequence atagttTCTATCATTTGTGTGCAAAGTGAAGAGGAAGTTCTTAATTTTTGTTCGGATTGTCTGTGCTATTCTTTTGCAAACGGTTttctcatttttcattttttaaatcgatATCGTCTACTTGTGGATACAATCACTTTTATCATTTATATCGTATATAATGTATTAATAGTGaaacatttacattttacatatatatttataaaattatatcttcATTCAGAAATCGATTTCTTACAGCCGCAACTAATATGCTTCATTTCTTTAAATCCAATAATTGCTCTAAAACActaaaataggattatttatcattttaatattatatatgtatacatcatCTCTGCTTATATCGTCCTTTCGATCTATGACGCCATAAATCATGgaaattaattagttatcatcAATTTATAGTTACCATATTAATCTCTAATTTTTGTTCACAGTTTGAGACACAAAATGCGTTCATGGAAGAGTTTACTATTTATGACGTTCGCGATGTCGGCGATTTTGGCAGTGACGTTTgctgaggaagaagaagaagtatcGGAGGAGAGGTATACTTCGAAATATGATTACATCGATGTCGATGACATCCTGGGGAACGAGAAACTCAGAAAGCAGTACGAAAAATGTTACTTGGAAGAAGGACCGTGCTCTACACCGGAGTCACTATATTTCAAAGGTAAACTGAACAAAAATAccgggtgagtctcgtaacgtgacaaTCTGACataacttttaagttatttgttgtacaaaacaaatgttcaaacaaatgttgcatagTTCCTAGGCAgacatacagtgctgcaatcagatttttgttacttcgactttttatcaagatatagaggtcaccttcagtttattaaatggaatgcctaatatttttgattgaactcggatgaagcacaaaattctgcgtaaaaaagcattgaccttcatatcaaaaatttatcgtagaatcttgtgcaaaaaaccaatagaaagagcgtttctttctcttcaaggcactccttttgttttttcaatttgagtaacatttcgatataccaggtgtctCTGAAAATatacttaaaaaatgcacactTTCCATTTTTcgtttaactcgctgtatctcggcgagaaatgatcgtaataccatgacccgaacgtcagattgaagcagagattctgccgattcgattgagtaccccatgagcTCGCTGCGATAATTTTTTACCTAtagcagctgtgtttgaagttggtGCTTCTGAATACGCTACGCTAATATTCCCAGTAAGCAAAAAGTAGAtacccgtccaaaatcgagcatccTATGCTTCGAGCAGCTTCGAGCGTCGTTCAGCCAGTATAATGCCCGATACCTGCTCACCAGGATAggctcgatttctgctcgagGCTGGCTGACTGGGTTAGTGCCACCGACGAGAATACCTCGTTTGTGTTAGTGCGACGCAGGCAGAATCCAGGACCGAGCTCCTTCCATGATGTCGGGTCTTTCTGCCAGCAGCAAGCGTTGCCTCGGCTGACGCAGCTGCCCGGCCAAAATCGAACATTTGGCTTACTGAGAAGTTTTGGAACGATATGTTCCCCTTCCACAAAATGtcaccgcgcgcgcgcgcgcgtcggcGATTGCGaagattaattaatatataaataaattgcagAGCGTTTCCCGGATGCCTTCACAACGAACTGCAAAAAGTGCACGCCGAAGCAACTGGAATTTTTCGACAAAGTTGTGGCGTGGTACACGGAGAATGAGCCGGAATTGTGGAAGACCATCGTCGAGAGAACCCTGAACAAGGCAAAGGAAAGGGCTGAGAAGAAAAAGctgaaacaacaacaacaataatttGATTTGCCTGTTCAGGCAAGAATAGTGGCCCAGAATTTGTTTGTTGAATTTCTGCACTCTTGTATCCTAGTTggacaataataatacaataataaatgaatCATTTCCTGGATTATTTCTAcaactttttacattttttcgaAATGCTAATTCCgacttaataaaatatattattattttaatggaTACTCTTGATCATTATATAATTTAACCATCGACAATAAATAATATGATATGCAATTATAATAATATGCCAGCTTTATATATCAAATtgtcacatttttattttggtaatgaaaaatcatttataggtatattgtatatattactCTAAATAATTCGATCGTTTGTTAATCTTTCGTCGAATTGATTTAATATTGACCACTTATAATCTCAaattattcaatcaattcattGATTTATTCTAACTTAAAGTATTCGAATGATTCATCAATCCATTTGATCTTGTGAATACTTgtgcgaccgtgctgctctCTTAAATGAAGGACCGAGCTGCCCTCTTATAAACGAAGGACCGAGCTGGCTTCATTCTGTCCTCAGCGCCTCAGCTTCAGCTGGCACACCgtgccagcataaagcgatacttGTTCGGACGCAGAAATATGTTGTTCTGCTGGCACAGCctactgtccaaaatcgagcatgttTGCTTACCGGGGAGAAAAAGAAGCGCAGGTGGATGAAGGAATGGTTTAAAAAAAGAAGTGAGTACACTCATGAAGTTGGGCTTGAATGCATAATGCTATATGCAGTAGATGTGCGACTTAAAGAGTTAATTTCCACGGAATCCCTGTGCAGAGTGCCCATTTGACCTTCAAACAATATATCATTAATGGCCTTTTTTGCAAACAATTGTTGCTGCGGCTTCATTTTCTGAAGTTCTACTGCCCAAGCTGAAGCAATTTTGTCATAGTCAGTTTGAGGTTGTTCAAGGTGTTTGCGTGCTAGCGATATTAAATCTTCGGGCTCGTTAAGTTTCCTTGCCTTCTTTCTTGGAGGATCAGTTTGGCGCTgtaaaaaaatgcatatttttaataaacgtaTCATTATCTTTCTGTGcggatttaaagcagtggacatgtttaaaatatttaaggacatcaatgtattcgtttcactgtaataggataattaaaagaagaatacaatttttatttggctcctgtgtcctacaatcaatgcgaacattttttattttgcataaagatacgcagtctactcataacagttgtcgattagaggaatttatttcgatcgctcataacagttcgATAActgggagaagtttatttcgatcactcataacagttatcgacacgagaaatttattttgatcgctcataacaattatcgatgagagaaatttattttgatcgctcataacaattatcgatgagagaagtttatttcggtcgctcataacagttgtcgatgagaggaatttatttcgttcgttcataacagttatcgatacgacaattttatttcgatcgctcataacagaaaagaaattcgatcatcgataactgttatgagcgatcgaaataaactctcattgataactatgTTATGaatgagtgatcgaaatgaacttctctcattggtAACTGTTAGGAGCGATCAgcttttcttcatcgataacagctatcgaggaggatccaatttttcttcatcgataacagttatcgaggaggatccaattttttagacactaataactgttacttgtaaccaaaacttataaaaatcgatattttttaatcattttgttcttcgaatttttttctttatattttgtgtaaattatcttaaatttcaataataatcaacattttattaattatttttatcgtagaaaattttagaataactgttatttttggtccctgtcaGATATGTATTGCTACATATGTAATACATACTATGTATTTCTACGCCGAGTACTCTCGCTGTCTCGCTGTCTCGTGtgttttgtatacagggtggggcgccACATTTTGCCAAATGTGGttgtcaaatgtctgaaggacaaagttgaatggtaaaacggggcttatacgataccaaaaaattttagtttttatgtaattttttctagagatatgaaggtgaccttcattttttaaaatggaatgaggtattttttaatacatcaatcgatgcagctggacattcgttataaaaaagtactaacctatgtatgtcgaaaagttagtagttcaggagatatttcaatttaaataactctaaaataccattactgtcgtgctaTCAATTAAAAGTTTTCCAaacgacagatgttgctgattatgatttcattggaatatgatggacttggaaatcagtaggtgggaagtgtatacacattaatatgtgaaagtatGTAgacgaatttaaggattttcgtaatttccagtgtcgaaaattttgaattttgcgcctaatcggtgaacatacatagaaaaaaaaagcgaaaaaaggcacatacagatcgaatcgagtaacctcctcctttttcgaagtcggctaAAAAACGAACTTTTAATTATCGATTAAGTCGTGCACATCGCGTTGTAGAAAATGCGTTTGGGATTTTAGTTTCCCAATTCGGGGTATTTCAACGACCTATTGCGCTTTTTtcccctagacgatcaataatattgtcaatgtaaGTAGGTTGACAATAATATTGAAGCTCCCGTCAGTACTCTTCAATAATCTCGCCAATCTATAGCTATCAATACGGCGACTACGCACTGTTGTTTTGAAAAACGGTTGTGTACTCTACTTTGTGACGAGGTGTTACCTCTGAACTTTCAGTTTCTGCTACGTCTAGTTGGTCCTTTATAAACAGCATGTCGTCGAAATACCAGGTCTTCGGATTTGGGATCTCGTCGATTGATGCACCTGATCGCTTCGCGTTTTCAATTGCCTTGAAGTCTTTGTTGAAATTGGTACGTAAAGTGTTTATTTTCTTCTTGAACTTTTCAACGGTGAAATCGGGTTTGAACTGACTCAACGCGTCAACTATTTTTTGCTGAGAAATGTGTTTCTTGTTTTGGTTGAAGTAATCTTTCGATTTCACTTTCCACAGTTCTGGGCAATCACGGTATAACGCAATAAGCAACAAAGTAAAccttctttccgcgtcggaatcGTCTTTAAATGGTGCGCCAGCCATTTTGCCTGTACGTCGTCCAAGTCGAGACCAGTCGAGACTTCGAGACGGACGAAATATTGACCACTCACTCAACCTCCTAAACGTCAATGCGCGCATCAATATGGCTCCCGTCCAGTGGCGCCCCCAGAGGGAGGGCAGGGGACCTCCCCCCTAATACAAACCAATATCCAAGATTCAAATTCTACGTCTTTCCTCGGAGGACAGGGCCGATTAAGCGTAATAGCAGAAGTAGCAAATGCTGGGGGCCCGCGCTTGGAGCAGAAAATGTTTCACTTGTAAAATCGTGGAACAGCCATGGCTACCGTTAACAGATATTCTtgctaaaaaaaaggtcatatTCATTGTGTTTTATTTCATTATCACATAAAACGTAGAGCCTCCTGCCCCTGTCGAGGCCTCAAACGCGCTACTGTACAttggccccccccccccgcaagATTAAATCCTGAGTACGCCACTACCAGCCACTACTCCCGTCAATGCGCCTCAATCAAAATTTCTATTAATATGATTCAATAAATTGACAATGCGTTTGAACCCCTGCTAAACGGTCAATATGCCCTTTCAATGCGCCACGTCAATATTATTGAAAGgcgtattgacaatattattgatcgacTAGGGGCCCCTTTAGAAATCCCAAATAATTGTCTTAGCATATGTTGCTATTTGCACAATTATTTACGAAGAAACCAGCCACAAACGTACTTGTAGAGCAACTCTGTAGATGCAGAAGATTTTGAGTCAGGAAATATCGTCAAAGGAACTTGGAGAACAACCCAGTAAACAAacgtgctcgattttggacggacAGCTGTGTGCGCATAAGTATGCATTCTGCCGGCAAAAAGACGGGGCATCAGCTTCTGCCGGGGCCGGGCCGAGCAGAATGCAGGACCGAACGGCCAGCATTGTGTCCGGGCAGCTTCTGCCGGGGCCGAGCCGGGCTGATGCCCCCGTCTTTCTGCCGGCAGAATGCGTATTCACGCGAACCCAGCTGCCCGAGCAGCTTCGAGCGACGTTCGGCCAGTATAATGCCCGTTACCTGCTCGCCACGCTGGGCATGATTTCTTCTCGGGCAAGCCTGGCTGAATGGGTCAATGcgcttcaataaaaatttctatcaaTATGCTTCAATAAATTGACAATGCGTTTGAACCCCTGCTAAACGGTCAATATGCCTTTTCAATGCGCCTCGTCAATATTAGAGAGCACAATACAAGAGTACATTATTTTTATAGTAACAATTTCAGGATGGAAAACAATTTAATCGATATCAATTTTTCGCTGCGTTTCATTCGGACCAACTTCGCGTCTTGATTACTATGAAAACTATATCACCAATTTTGAGCAACTTTTGCTGAAAATGACGAACCGGGAACGTACAAATTCTTAACGTTTCGTACAACGAATACAAATGACGTCAGTACGTATAATTACTAATAGATTTAACGATGTTTAATTATTAGAAACGCCGAGCGAAAGATTATGGCGTCTGAAGGCGATAAAtctataaaagttaataaagaaATGTCGGACCAACCGTTGGGTACGAACACTGTGATACAAGTCAGCGAATCTGTTGCTCTGGGATTAAAAAATGGTAATAATCACGAAttagttattaattattaatttagtcTACGTAAAAATGATTTATTCAAACCACAGTGGCGGACAAAGCAGAAGTAACCTTCGAAGAATGTGAGAACGAATGGATGAACAAATTAGCTGCAATTGACGATGAACATTCGACAAAGTATGGTTTAAATACACGAAATGCAGATCGACTTATACAAAGTCTCACTAGCAAGTACTTGCCTGTACAGGCTGAACGACATTGCTCTTTTGAGTCGAACAGAGTAAGAATCTATTCATTTGAATCCTATATacggtaaatcctctataaacggtAAAACGCCGTACACGATCaatgcaaaaaaatatcccctccaccagtggcgcacccaggatgcaatcttgggcgggccgagttgaacccagccctaggttttcctgatgaccttttttttttagccaacatatctgtcaagggctattccgcgattttaattttggaagctaaacattttttcttggggGTGACTTGGCCCCCTTGCCCCcgcccccctgggtgcgccactgcctccactgtagtaatccgATCTCGGCTCGAGTACAtcagtgtgaaccactactacgccggcacagttcaaaggcccgcgcgtcctcacaatgtaatactaatataaaaattttgttattattacttattttttttatgaaactttcaccaatatatttgtgacattgttctgattaaaataagaccaaacacgatataatttcgattgtatttagtggtttaattgacgatgaacgtttcggacgcgaggaaggacagcgtatgggaaagaaagagacgcggaaagCCGCAGCCGCTTCGGCCGcacgcggtctctctttacacgcgctgtctttATCTACGTTCGGTTCAGCCTTtgaagttaaaaaaaaatagtatccgcctacgaaaaatgcaaacgtacctccccgaggcttttgcgtttatagaggactTACTGTGGTAGACTTAGAGAGAAATcaccaaaattaatatttttcattatctttatatatataattttgaatGTTATTAAATTCTAAAAGATTTTATTATTGATTACTTATGAAGTTTTAGGAAgagtaaatttaaaatatcaaaaattgaaatatgttaaTTAAAGGTGACTACTTGCTTAAAAGAGAATAAGGAAGACAGTTTAAGCTGCACAAACGAAGTCGACCAGTTCAAAACATGCATAGACAAATCCTTACACGACACAGTCCGCAAAGAtgagaaagaaaagagaaataaGAAAAAAGAGAGCTTCACTGAGGCTTTCAAACGAGCATATTAACATTTACTATTCGAACCAACCAAATTAACAgtaatttacaaaaaaaaatttttaaataaattcgacCTAATGAAATGAACTAGTTTTGCATAAATTACTGACACAATGTtgcatttcttattttttattgcTGAGCCAATAAATTATTGTGAAGCGAGAACTCATAGTTAAATGTCTATTCTATATTCTCCGAttgcaaatatttataaatcatCGATAAACCGACAGATGTGAGGATCATTTATTTTAAACACTGCGCAGAAGAgatctttattaaaaaaataattgcaCATTATGAGAAACTGTTTGTAACGTTTAAATCGCCCGGTTacaaatatggtggtaacgttgtttGACGCGTCGATATGGCAGATTCTGACGAGTATAAAACTCTTTGATACGACTATCTGTCACGTTCATAATTTATGCTTGTTTAGTAAATACTTCAATACTTGTGCTTGTTATTGTGATAAGCCATGATTTGATAGTGTATACTCTCTGATAGTGTAAACTGTAAACAAGCGGCTAGGACGTTAAGAAGgtaccgttttaaattaaatgtagAAGAATGTAACTCTTGCAAATTATTTAACCAAATTTCACTGAAGTATTTCATTAATCTTGCATTTTATACAAGTAACAATTTTGTAatacacaaaattatatgtaaatAGTGTCATTGTAGCCTTGTCCTCCCACaggttttatttacattttcaaaatgttcgtTTGCTCGAATTGGTGATCAAAGAAAAAATCGTTTATTTTTTCTGGTCGTCTGAAtgctaaaaatatatatattaattcgtGTGTTTATCatataaatttgaaaatatacgatctaataatttataaaatatgtgaatataataataaggtatttatagtatatatatggtatatataatatatgtaaataattatGAGACTTAGTGATTAAATGATGTGTgcaaaatttcatgtattaattactgATAAAAATTTAATGCACTAAATAGCACtaagtatgtacatatgtacttatataaataCGTGTTTCCGTTGTCCGATTGCTTCCAAATTTTGCACACATAATTTTCTCGCAATTTTGGGGGGTAAGACCAGAAAGAATCGAAAGtcgaaatataaatagaatgtcGAATTTACAATGGGGCCTCGGACTTATTTAcgtactaaaaattggtttcaaaACGGGCGACGTAAGTCGGGGTACACAGGATAGGcacacatttatttatatatacattttctttcaaatgtataaaaatgctAGAAGAGATCACATTTAaagtttatatatttataattaacagATATGTATAACGAACTGAATACGTGGATAACGAAATATCGGTTAAAAACAATTGACTATCGCGTTGCGAGAAGACGATGTAAATACATAATTGCGAAACGACCTAAATACAATAAATTGGGAGGATGCAACTCGCATGCATCTGTAATATAATTCTTTCgtgtatttataatatatatattccgttttgtcgatcgtaacgaattaatagaaattagtttatgttatcggcgcacaggttcgatcaaaaatcaagacaaagcaattttgcaatttaaaagatttttctcaatccaagtatggatcatcttcactttcattatgTATGTAATTTTCGCCATCCATGAtaaatattccgttttgtcgatcgtaacgacatatattataatatgttGTAACgacatatattataatatgttGTTAATCAATTAAATTATGTTTTAGGAGCACGAAATCAATGAACACTATAAATACATGTGATGATTATGAAAAGTAAACATATTAAAGTAACTTATAGAGCACAGTTACAACATtggaaaa encodes the following:
- the LOC143218016 gene encoding uncharacterized protein LOC143218016 — encoded protein: MAGAPFKDDSDAERRFTLLLIALYRDCPELWKVKSKDYFNQNKKHISQQKIVDALSQFKPDFTVEKFKKKINTLRTNFNKDFKAIENAKRSGASIDEIPNPKTWYFDDMLFIKDQLDVAETESSERQTDPPRKKARKLNEPEDLISLARKHLEQPQTDYDKIASAWAVELQKMKPQQQLFAKKAINDILFEGQMGTLHRDSVEINSLSRTSTAYSIMHSSPTS
- the Csp1 gene encoding chemosensory protein 1 → MRSWKSLLFMTFAMSAILAVTFAEEEEEVSEERYTSKYDYIDVDDILGNEKLRKQYEKCYLEEGPCSTPESLYFKERFPDAFTTNCKKCTPKQLEFFDKVVAWYTENEPELWKTIVERTLNKAKERAEKKKLKQQQQ